One stretch of Xanthomonas sp. DAR 35659 DNA includes these proteins:
- the ribH gene encoding 6,7-dimethyl-8-ribityllumazine synthase — protein sequence MSHYEGDLRPHPSARFAIIASRWNARITDVLVAGARQSLSGNGIADDAVDVIRVPGAWELPLVAARLAAAGKHAAIIALGCVIRGDTRHYEHVADGCAEGLLRVSLDFRVPVLNGVLAVEQVEDAEARAGGSHGNKGEEAALTALEMVNLLELLP from the coding sequence ATGTCCCATTACGAAGGCGACCTCCGACCGCACCCGTCCGCGCGCTTCGCGATCATCGCCAGCCGCTGGAACGCCCGCATCACCGACGTGCTGGTCGCCGGTGCGCGGCAGAGCCTGTCCGGCAACGGTATCGCCGATGACGCGGTGGACGTGATCCGCGTCCCGGGGGCGTGGGAACTGCCGCTGGTCGCCGCGCGCCTGGCCGCGGCCGGCAAGCATGCCGCGATCATCGCGCTGGGCTGCGTGATCCGCGGCGACACCCGCCATTACGAACACGTCGCCGACGGCTGCGCCGAGGGCCTGCTGCGGGTGTCGCTGGATTTCCGCGTGCCGGTGCTCAACGGCGTGCTGGCGGTGGAGCAGGTCGAGGATGCCGAGGCGCGCGCCGGCGGCAGCCATGGCAACAAGGGGGAGGAAGCGGCGCTGACCGCGTTGGAAATGGTCAATCTTCTGGAGTTGTTGCCGTGA
- the nusB gene encoding transcription antitermination factor NusB, translating to MNKPVGHKHVRRDGVDPVLRSRARRRALQAIYAWQIAGGTAQHVIAQFAHEQAHEIADLVYFENLVEGVLKHRAELDAALVGYLDRTVEEVDAIERAVLRLAAYELLHRMDVPYRVVINEAIETAKRFGSEHGHTYVNGVLDRAAVAWRAVESGG from the coding sequence GTGAACAAGCCCGTCGGCCACAAGCACGTCCGCCGCGATGGCGTCGATCCGGTGCTGCGCTCGCGCGCGCGCCGGCGCGCGCTGCAGGCGATCTACGCCTGGCAGATCGCCGGCGGCACCGCCCAGCACGTGATCGCGCAGTTCGCGCACGAACAGGCGCACGAGATCGCCGACCTGGTGTATTTCGAGAACCTGGTGGAAGGCGTGCTCAAGCACCGCGCCGAACTGGATGCGGCGCTGGTCGGCTACCTGGACCGCACGGTCGAGGAAGTGGACGCGATCGAGCGCGCGGTGCTGCGCCTGGCCGCCTACGAACTGCTGCATCGCATGGACGTGCCGTACCGCGTGGTGATCAACGAAGCGATCGAGACCGCCAAGCGCTTCGGCTCCGAACACGGCCACACCTACGTCAACGGCGTCCTCGACCGCGCCGCGGTGGCCTGGCGGGCGGTGGAGTCGGGGGGCTGA
- a CDS encoding riboflavin synthase, which yields MFTGIIEGVGRLAARQPQGGDVRFTFATGSLPFADVQLGESIAVNGVCLTVIAFDAAAFQADASTETLALTTLGALAEGAALNLERAMRPTDRLGGHLVSGHVDGLGTVLSIHDDARAQRWRFAAPPALLRYIAKKGSICVDGVSLTVNEVDAEGFEVALIPHTVAHTAFAHTAVGAAVNLEIDLVARYVERLLQGRQA from the coding sequence ATGTTCACCGGAATCATCGAAGGCGTCGGCCGCCTTGCCGCTCGCCAACCGCAGGGCGGCGATGTCCGCTTCACCTTCGCCACCGGCAGCCTGCCGTTCGCCGACGTGCAGCTCGGCGAGAGCATCGCGGTCAACGGCGTGTGCCTGACCGTGATCGCCTTCGACGCGGCGGCGTTCCAGGCCGACGCTTCCACCGAAACCCTGGCCCTGACCACGCTCGGCGCCCTCGCCGAAGGCGCGGCGCTGAACCTGGAGCGGGCGATGCGCCCGACCGACCGGCTCGGCGGACACCTGGTCAGCGGCCATGTCGATGGGCTCGGCACGGTGCTGTCGATCCACGACGACGCGCGCGCGCAGCGCTGGCGCTTCGCCGCGCCGCCGGCGTTGCTGCGCTACATCGCCAAGAAGGGTTCGATCTGCGTGGACGGGGTGAGCCTTACCGTCAACGAAGTCGACGCGGAAGGCTTCGAGGTCGCGCTGATCCCGCACACCGTGGCGCACACCGCGTTCGCGCACACCGCCGTCGGCGCGGCGGTGAACCTGGAGATCGACCTGGTCGCGCGCTACGTCGAACGCCTGCTGCAGGGCCGCCAGGCCTGA
- the ribB gene encoding 3,4-dihydroxy-2-butanone-4-phosphate synthase, with protein MNFASVPELLEELRAGRMVVIVDDEDRENEGDLIMAAELVKPSDINFMVTHARGLVCLSLTRERCAQLGLAPMVQRNTAQFHTNFTVSIEAAEGVTTGISAYDRAHTVRTAVKPDAKPHDLSQPGHIFPLIAQPGGVLTRAGHTEAASDLPMLAGLEPAGVLVEVLNPDGSMARRPQLEEFARSHGLKMGSIADLIAYRLATEHTVERIDERPIDTEFGGFTLVTYRDRIAHDLHFALVRGTPDAATPTLVRVQVENPLADLLHWRRDDFGVAASDALRAIAAAERGVMVVLSAPRDSEALLARLRAQPEAVHGKDVGQWRRNGAGSQILADLGLGKLRVLGTPRRQIGLAGFGLEVVEHVEPGMGNRESGIGRS; from the coding sequence CTGAATTTCGCCTCCGTCCCCGAGCTGCTGGAAGAACTCCGCGCCGGCCGCATGGTGGTCATCGTCGACGACGAGGACCGCGAGAACGAGGGCGACCTGATCATGGCCGCCGAGCTGGTCAAGCCCTCGGACATCAACTTCATGGTCACCCACGCGCGCGGCCTGGTGTGCCTGTCGCTGACCCGCGAGCGCTGCGCGCAGTTGGGCCTGGCGCCGATGGTCCAGCGCAACACCGCGCAGTTCCATACCAACTTCACCGTCAGCATCGAGGCCGCCGAGGGCGTGACCACCGGCATCTCCGCCTACGACCGCGCCCACACCGTGCGCACCGCGGTCAAGCCGGACGCCAAGCCGCACGACCTCAGCCAGCCCGGCCACATCTTCCCGCTGATCGCCCAGCCGGGCGGGGTGTTGACCCGCGCCGGCCACACCGAGGCCGCCAGCGACCTGCCGATGCTGGCCGGGCTGGAGCCGGCCGGCGTGCTGGTGGAAGTGCTCAACCCCGACGGCAGCATGGCGCGGCGCCCGCAGTTGGAGGAGTTCGCCCGCAGCCATGGCCTGAAGATGGGCTCGATCGCCGACCTGATCGCCTACCGCCTGGCCACCGAGCACACCGTCGAGCGCATCGACGAACGGCCCATCGACACCGAGTTCGGCGGCTTCACCCTGGTTACCTACCGCGACCGCATCGCCCACGACCTGCACTTCGCCCTGGTCCGCGGCACCCCCGACGCGGCCACCCCGACCCTGGTGCGGGTGCAGGTGGAAAACCCGCTGGCCGACCTGCTGCACTGGCGCCGCGACGATTTCGGCGTGGCCGCCAGCGATGCGCTGCGCGCGATCGCCGCCGCCGAGCGCGGGGTGATGGTGGTGCTGTCGGCGCCGCGCGACAGCGAGGCGCTGCTGGCGCGGCTGCGCGCGCAGCCGGAGGCGGTGCACGGCAAGGACGTGGGCCAGTGGCGGCGCAACGGCGCCGGCAGCCAGATCCTGGCCGACCTGGGCCTGGGCAAGCTGCGCGTGCTGGGCACGCCTCGCCGGCAGATCGGCCTGGCCGGGTTCGGGCTGGAGGTGGTGGAGCATGTGGAGCCGGGAATGGGGAATCGGGAGTCGGGAATCGGGAGAAGCTGA